One region of Thalassophryne amazonica chromosome 16, fThaAma1.1, whole genome shotgun sequence genomic DNA includes:
- the LOC117528437 gene encoding pleckstrin homology domain-containing family F member 2-like, with protein MTHRLTLPQENHDLIKAVENSFGHLGKPLSQPDRVLIGHGRLTKLSRRGPKTKSFFLFNDVLVYGGIVLNGRWHKKQKIIPLEDVQLEDLEDSFNMKNQWLIRTPRKSFFMGAPTCQDKQEWMQHIESCRSKLLQTSVRQPGSVFAVTWVPDQASAICMRCCSTFTVTHRRHHCRKCGFVVCNSCSKHRVLLRHIDPKKRQRICRICHSMLSIDAPELAHVRGDSMESSCSGENEVVIASDEDQVEESMEDQGPTRWLH; from the exons ATGACTCATCGGCTCACACTTCCTCAAGAGAACCATGATCTGATCAAGGCAGTGGAAAATTCATTTGGGCACTTGGGGAAGCCACTGTCCCAGCCAGATCGGGTTCTGATCGGACACGGCAGACTGACTAAACTGAGTCGTCGAGGGCCCAAAACAAAGTCCTTCTTCCTCTTCAATGATGTGTTGGTGTACGGCGGCATCGTTCTTAATGGCCGCTGGCACAAAAAACAGAAGATTATCCCACTAG AGGACGTCCAGCTGGAGGACTTGGAGGACAGTTTCAACATGAAGAACCAGTGGCTCATTCGCACACCAAGGAAATCTTTCTTCATGGGAGCGCCTACATGCCAGGATAAGCAGGAGTGGATGCAACATATTGAAAGTTGCCGGTCCAAATTGCTGCAGACCAGCGTCCGTCAACCTGGATCTGTCTTTGCTGTTACTTGGGTCCCAGACCAGGCTTCTGCCATCTGCATGCGCTGCTGCAGCACGTTCACTGTGACCCATCGTCGGCACCACTGCAGAAAATGTGGCTTTGTGGTGTGTAATTCCTGCTCCAAGCACAGAGTGTTGTTGAGACACATTGACCCCAAGAAGCGTCAGAGGATCTGCAGGATCTGCCACTCCATGCTCTCTATCGATGCTCCAGAGTTAGCTCATGTGAGAGGAGACAGCATGGAGTCGAGCTGCTCAGGAGAGAACGAAGTTGTCATAGCCAGTGATGAAGACCAAGTAGAGGAGTCCATGGAGGACCAGGGTCCCACCAGGTGGCTGCACTGA